A genomic region of Pristiophorus japonicus isolate sPriJap1 chromosome 20, sPriJap1.hap1, whole genome shotgun sequence contains the following coding sequences:
- the LOC139232556 gene encoding tubulin beta-4 chain-like isoform X3 has product MDLEPGTMDSVRSGPFGQIFRPDNFVFGQSGAGNNWAKGHYTEGAELVDSVLDVVRKEAESCDCLQGFQLTHSLGGGTGAGMGTLLISKIREEYPDRIMNTFSIVPSPKVSDTVVEPYNATLSVHQLVENTDETYCIDNEALYDICFRTLKLTTPTYGDLNHLVSATMSGVTTCLRFPGQLNADLRKLAVNMVPFPRLHFFVPGFTPLTSRGSQQYRALTVPELTQQMFDAKNMMAACDPRHGRYLTVAAVFRGRMSMKEVDEQMLNVQNKNSTYFVEWIPNNVKTAVCDIPPRGLKMSATFIGNTTAIQELFKRISEQFTAMFRRKAFLHWYTGEGMEETEFTEAESNMNDLVSEYQQYQDATSGEEAEEEELGGEEN; this is encoded by the coding sequence GTCAGAGTGGTGCTGGTAACAACTGGGCCAAAGGTCATTACACTGAAGGTGCTGAACTGGTTGACTCTGTTCTGGATGTAGTGAGGAAGGAGGCTGAGAGCTGTGATTGTCTCCAGGGGTtccaactcacccactcactggGTGGTGGTACTGGTGCTGGCATGGGCACACTCCTCATCAGCAAGATCCGTGAAGAATACCCCGACAGAATCATGAACACTTTTAGTATTGTGCCCTCGCCCAAAGTATCCGACACTGTAGTTGAGCCTTACAATGCCACCCTATCTGTCCACCAGCTTGTGGAAAACACCGATGAGACTTACTGTATTGATAATGAGGCTCTTTATGACATCTGTTTCCGTACCCTCAAGCTGACCACTCCCACTTATGGTGACCTGAACCACCTTGTATCAGCCACCATGAGTGGTGTGACGACCTGTCTGCGTTTCCCTGGTCAGCTCAATGCTGACCTGCGTAAACTAGCAGTGAACATGGTCCCCTTCCCCCGTCTGCACTTTTTTGTGCCAGGTTTTACTCCTTTGACCAGCCGTGGCAGCCAGCAGTACCGCGCCCTCACCGTACCCGAGCTCACCCAACAGATGTTTGATGCCAAGAACATGATGGCCGCCTGTGACCCTCGGCACGGCCGCTACCTGACTGTTGCTGCTGTTTTCCGGGGCCGTATGTCCATGAAAGAGGTGGATGAACAGATGTTGAATGTACAGAATAAAAATAGTACCTATTTTGTGGAGTGGATTCCCAACAACGTTAAGACAGCTGTCTGTGACATTCCACCTCGAGGCCTCAAGATGTCTGCCACCTTCATTGGCAATACAACAGCCATCCAGGAGCTGTTTAAACGTATCTCTGAGCAGTTTACTGCCATGTTCCGGAGGAAAGCCTTCTTGCATTGGTACACTGGTGAGGGTATGGAAGAGACTGAATTTACTGAGGCTGAGAGTAATATGAACGACCTGGTATCTGAGTACCAGCAATACCAGGATGCCACATCTGGGGAGGAGGCTGAAGAGGAAGAATTAGGCGGAGAAGAAAATTAA